A stretch of the Takifugu flavidus isolate HTHZ2018 chromosome 1, ASM371156v2, whole genome shotgun sequence genome encodes the following:
- the LOC130521512 gene encoding uncharacterized protein LOC130521512: MRKQVLDSGRDTRSEAAASTNGRNRNRLHSGSKAPGNAPTIHLPWNKARIRPVDDGGTIRSGQWERKAGRGVEAGMRESREGMRASERRGREGESGGKSGVNHAARNSERGEEHKGTLPGVLPANRYRSLDGRVFINGRVFQTCVSTGKPPPVKQKPSEALALISGARRLRGSARVGREEWAGGHSSGGGERTGSMYCPVGGRNVSRGSQRDVGVAGRRDGGNSESGVWWVRGKPRPTNALDAGSRTSSSEFSASVESSTNSPVSIRPEGAESGYEMEKDEWETVEEETATESERESGSEGETGGPNLSESVTGGNSVNGDVRNSSAQLSQESAKTDARSEDAPQSPRAPRSSQEAIEEGAEEDEEVRNVLSLTLAGQASSSEQLDTSPGGTKDLSPIIEATEEEEEDQGREEKSRGFGESAV; encoded by the coding sequence ATGAGAAAGCAAGTACTGGACAGTGGTAGGGACACGAGGAGCGAGGCAGCAGCGTCAACCAATGGGAGGAATCGGAACAGGCTGCATTCTGGGAGTAAAGCTCCTGGAAACGCTCCCACCATCCACCTGCCCTGGAACAAAGCCAGGATCCGTCCGGTGGACGATGGGGGAACAATCAGAAGTGGACAGTGGGAAAGAAAAGCGGGAAGGGGTGTAGAGGCAGGgatgagagagagcagagaaggaATGAGGGCATCAGAaagaagaggcagagaaggGGAGTCGGGAGGGAAAAGTGGCGTGAATCATGCGGCAAGAAATagtgaaagaggagaggagcacaaGGGCACGCTCCCCGGCGTGTTGCCTGCCAACCGTTATCGCAGCCTGGATGGCAGGGTGTTTATTAACGGGAGGGTTTTCCAGACATGTGTCAGCACGGGCAAACCCCCGCCGGTAAAACAAAAGCCGAGCGAGGCCCTCGCtcttatctcaggagccagaaGGCTGCGGGGATCCGCCAGAGTGGGACGTGAAGAGTGGGCTGGTGGCCACAGCTCTGGTGGAGGTGAGAGGACCGGCAGCATGTACTGTCCTGTGGGGGGCAGGAACGTCTCCCGGGGGTCACAGAGAGACGTGGGGGTGGCTgggaggagggatggggggaATAGTGAGTCTGGGGTGTGGTGGGTGAGGGGAAAACCACGTCCCACCAATGCTTTAGATGCAGGAAGCAGAACTTCTTCATCGGAATTTAGTGCTTCTGTGGAGAGTAGCACCAACTCTCCGGTCTCGATCAGGCCTGAAGGGGCGGAATCTGGTTACGAGATGGAAAAGGACGAGTGGGaaacagtggaggaggagacagcgacagagtcagagagagaatcagggtcagagggtgagACCGGGGGGCCAAACCTGAGTGAAAGCGTCACCGGCGGCAACAGTGTTAACGGCGACGTTAGAAACAGCAGCGCCCAGCTAAGCCAAGAGAGCGCGAAGACAGACGCACGCAGCGAAGATGCACCGCAGAGTCCCCGAGCCCCTCGCTCTTCACAGGAAGCCATAGAGGAGGGGGccgaggaagatgaggaggttAGAAATGTGCTATCGCTGACATTAGCCGGTCAAGCTTCCAGCAGCGAGCAGCTGGACACCAGCCCAGGGGGGACCAAAGACTTGTCACCCATCATTGaggccacagaggaagaggaggaggaccaagGCAGGGAGGAGAAAAGCAGGGGATTTGGGGAATCAGCCGTCTGA